From a region of the Branchiostoma floridae strain S238N-H82 chromosome 13, Bfl_VNyyK, whole genome shotgun sequence genome:
- the LOC118428469 gene encoding uncharacterized protein LOC118428469 isoform X2 — protein MPGPVERWLDTFMCGQYAEIFHRFGFETLQSVCQLQLHTLQQMGVKPEDCEKILENVSVLKQTILGYRSTAGSTPPQNVPSLPDPVGGMPAPPHHTPSPGPNPIVNPASSALRNVARNATSRGMSGTPEGSQLDPYTHPTSPGMVGPPPQNFDSAPSKPMYGPPGYVEEQYRPPPTQNVPNPPKVQQQTMGPGSTMMPQYPHPHQVGMADPVPPHPGRLPNDPGGHPGDPARHPGVSPQLSETLAQIEHQARQQQYQIPPPNPRYVQYHQRMQLMARPPGGSWPQSPPPPMYQGQQPGMMGGPPQPGPPHLMGQQQPPRYASPPPYGPSMQQSASSYPLQEFPPTSMRGTPPPMHPSQQMGMPQHPSMGPGSPPLPQQRAMFLGDPREEGMMYREQQVDMGLYPRIRSPSDGHMGQFVQQRRLSAGEMEGYMGGPAGVPSPVPGGGQGYHHIRPPISMQSQAGEMYRSPPPPSMDHRGPSPYSVNAQGMDRSAIHGGMGGYRSPMGSVQNPSSPHLMAGREGNHFVYPSPAQQAQHFSPSPSQMQVRSPVPLGCSSSNTISSPSNMVTSPISNPSPGPAIRSPGMGLHMQGKPVAGYVQSPHAGASRLPTPGESPGPGPSPSHMQSPHMISSPPQQVHPPPSMYDPPDPLYRTEPSYCRTDTSFSSSTFGRQSPYIPTSSNFISGVSSLNALASQVNNLPNTVQQVPLPADIAPITGGSKPRQRRKTKEGNSMSQNMGPSEGQENAQNYTNPHTPQQMENFRQVDGPPEKRTKLEHPADPKPSVCSDGIHCGEHEGDSGVSVGFGNATSCGDSDFGNGSAGCFSSSSQQGNNVKDETVTGIHKDNSTTCEGHTVERTCPVAKYDGSQNETKPDLFLGLQRPRHSKYRDKGCTEVKEEDDSSKPTCSVASKCCENGCVECCSGNAKDVSSSAARNSDESHCEDCGNEEHSKESAGELLNGPSCKVSVIQSQESLRIQCVTDEKHLPNGPSSSESSDMSGDSGFLSDTPPDVSKTTTDVSPDHPLCAKDSSSTSPKRDDAEDRLQVPQGKAADLEPKKESSKKKKRSRKTLSTVTKSLLLHQPAAVTPAPQQTVVAYPVIVQVSSSEVTGTTSSMTVTSTTSGSSLVPLQENRSPRPSEVSPKANARSSEKNSPPNAKCSGEGKRISSPKQPSVITKSPKRNSPNATTSSTVLVSSAHSPSTSTVRSVSPKSSLVLTVGSRGVVSPTSSGMTSPNSTKVSAIVSDSSIVSSSASVVTTSPLSIIRTASAGSPNILTLSPKADFAASPRSRRKQNLMPLSDAEEETICITRTVDDKNSSNVKGPLSPGQEANQPSSPKKRKLSAMGSPQKSSPKKRPKEERLSTERSLSPKKSPMKDVHKDWSKIQVAETSLSKKENTLLKISPRENDSHSTCRKLTWDKTESKTKKGGVIKRTSVEKPPNSGTKQSSNYSKSMHDSAERSGREEAVQEKMNATESSPTKISPVPKKVHSPNSKYVQHVKSAEVSPTDLKPGMIIDGNLVVMPDGSLKKKRGRPFGAKTVNRKVDLKGKGEKGEKNPKKKSKEPFEFRTTSSDGEEISLTKRVETFKRVEAESRPVCKEGSPAVKQKVREEAPPKTVSREAAPGPKKMVRDDTPTQGPVVRITGQLESPVSCTVINNPNEADSSKSEHKKKKQKSKHHSHVHHSHREKVSSKTTEIDIGSAHPTHPVTHAKWVCSFCGKSPNYKELGDLFGPYYLEGKGKRPLLTQTKTPPKQSADLKENKGRKSRSRNPSEVSSSEPKPGPSGLSSPANTPLSKRRHRSQSGGEKNRKAAHKGGAKVAARKAGKEGGSPPCSLEAVVVPMYLDEVWTHDQCAVWASGVFIMGGRLHGLEDAIKEARQHSCSECETVGATLGCGFKGCQLKYHYICAVDAGCCLSEENFSLMCYQHKHKTIRFVQVSQPRSQQLTPDEPATPGEEHVAEGEEAMALERAGTWPARNTHTRTPSNDAEGRTKQAGKSQRQAQSVVRHEKEGEEESSKQPERLSAAPVKSLAPSKASQQKNIVSSGCLSQQEKQGCSTLKSASSKKRNLEKLVASKMILGKGGSATKGISSPGVSKQEGSAPTMSSSGTKSGKGRTEVRSYIDDSDDSEDFDYAPPEKGDSRKGENLDPESSTDEEDNSDDSEEETGDSSEESEEEEDDKKVPDPFCDRSSTRSGRTVKASRRLDKYLLF, from the exons ATGGGGCCGGGGTCTACCATGATGCCTCAGTACCCACATCCCCACCAGGTCGGCATGGCAGACCCAGTCCCACCACACCCAGGCAGGCTTCCCAACGACCCAGGCGGACACCCGGGCGACCCAGCCAGGCACCCGGGCGTGTCCCCTCAACTGTCGGAAACCCTGGCACAGATCGAGCACCAGGCTAGACAACAGCAGTACCAGATCCCCCCTCCCAACCCCAG atatgTTCAGTACCACCAGAGGATGCAGCTCATGGCCCGGCCACCAGGGGGCTCTTGGCCACAGTCTCCCCCACCTCCCATGTACCAGGGCCAGCAGCCGGGCATGATGGGAGGGCCGCCCCAGCCTGGGCCGCCACACCTGATGGGGCAGCAGCAGCCGCCGAGATACGCCTCGCCCCCGCCCTACGGCCCCTCCATGCAGCAGTCCGCCAGCAGCTACCCCCTTCAGGAGTTCCCTCCCACCTCCATGAGAGGAacccccccacccatgcaccccTCCCAACAAATGGGTATGCCCCAGCACCCCTCCATGGGTCCGGGGTCCCCGCCGCTGCCCCAGCAGCGCGCCATGTTTCTGGGCGACCCGAGGGAAGAAGGGATGATGTACAGGGAACAGCAGGTAGACATGGGCCTCTACCCTCGCATCAGGAGTCCGTCAGACGGACACATGGGCCAGTTCGTACAACAGCGGAGATTAAGTGCGGGGGAGATGGAAGGGTATATGGGGGGTCCGGCGGGGGTGCCGAGTCCGGTACCGGGAGGGGGGCAAGGGTATCACCATATCAGACCTCCCATTAGCATGCAGTCGCAGGCGGGGGAGATGTACCGCTCCCCTCCTCCCCCTTCCATGGACCATCGGGGCCCGTCGCCGTACTCAGTGAACGCTCAGGGGATGGACAGAAGTGCCATACACGGGGGGATGGGTGGGTACAGAAGTCCGATGGGCTCCGTGCAGAATCCTTCGTCCCCCCACCTAATGGCAGGCAGGGAAGGGAACCACTTCGTGTACCCGTCCCCAGCCCAGCAAGCGCAGCACTTCAGCCCCTCCCCTTCCCAGATGCAGGTCAGGTCTCCCGTGCCCCTAGGCTGCTCTAGTTCCAACACGATTAGCTCTCCATCCAACATGGTGACGTCCCCCATCTCCAACCCCTCCCCTGGCCCCGCCATCAGGTCCCCTGGGATGGGTCTCCACATGCAGGGCAAGCCCGTAGCAGGGTACGTACAGTCCCCGCACGCAGGGGCATCACGCCTCCCCACACCCGGGGAATCCCCTGGCCCGGGGCCCTCTCCCTCCCACATGCAGTCCCCCCACATGATCAGCAGCCCTCCCCAGCAAGTCCACCCTCCCCCCAGTATGTACGACCCCCCTGACCCCCTCTACAGGACTGAGCCCTCATACTGTCGGACAGACACCTCCTTCAGTAGTTCCACCTTCGGTAGGCAGAGTCCCTATATCCCCACCAGCAGTAACTTCATCTCTGGGGTGAGTAGTTTAAACGCCCTGGCCTCACAGGTGAACAATCTACCCAACACTGTCCAACAGGTTCCCCTCCCCGCCGACATTGCCCCCATCACGGGGGGTTCCAAGCCCAGACAGAGACGGAAAACCAAGGAGGGGAACTCCATGTCCCAGAACATGGGCCCCTCCGAGGGACAGGAGAATGCGCAGAACTACACCAACCCACACACGCCACAACAGATGGAAAATTTTCGGCAGGTCGATGGACCCCCTGAAAAAAGAACTAAACTGGAACACCCAGCAGACCCCAAGCCGAGCGTGTGTTCGGATGGAATTCACTGCGGGGAGCACGAGGGGGATTCGGGTGTTTCTGTAGGATTCGGGAATGCGACTTCCTGCGGAGATTCCGACTTTGGCAACGGATCTGCTGGCTGCTTTTCAAGTTCGTCTCAACAGGGTAATAATGTTAAGGATGAAACGGTAACAGGAATTCATAAAGATAACAGTACAACATGTGAGGGTCACACTGTGGAAAGAACTTGTCCGGTCGCGAAATATGATGGTTCACAAAATGAAACGAAGCCGGATCTTTTTTTAGGTTTACAGAGACCTCGCCATAGTAAGTACAGGGATAAAGGTTGTACAGAGGTGAAGGAGGAGGATGATTCCTCCAAGCCTACGTGTAGTGTTGCGTCCAAGTGTTGTGAAAATGGTTGTGTGGAATGTTGTAGTGGTAATGCCAAAGACGTGTCGTCATCTGCTGCGCGGAATTCCGACGAGTCTCACTGTGAGGATTGCGGGAATGAGGAACACAGTAAGGAAAGCGCAGGGGAGCTACTTAACGGGCCGTCGTGTAAGGTTTCTGTGATTCAGAGCCAGGAGAGTCTACGGATCCAGTGTGTCACGGACGAGAAGCATTTGCCAAACGGGCCAAGCAGTAGCGAGTCGTCAGACATGTCCGGGGATAGCGGATTTCTAAGTGACACGCCTCCTGATGTCAGTAAAACCACCACGGATGTTTCTCCTGACCACCCACTTTGTGCCAAAGACTCGTCCTCCACTTCCCCTAAGAGAGATGATGCAGAAGACAGGCTACAGGTTCCACAGGGTAAGGCTGCAGACTTGGAACCTAAGAAGGAGAGTTCTAAGAAGAAAAAGCGTTCGAGGAAAACGTTGTCTACTGTGACCAAATCACTCCTACTCCACCAACCTGCGGCAGTGACGCCGGCGCCACAGCAGACCGTGGTTGCCTACCCTGTTATCGTCCAGGTGTCCAGCTCGGAGGTAACAGGAACCACCAGCTCCATGACAGTAACAAGTACGACATCGGGGTCATCCCTGGTGCCTCTACAGGAGAACAGGAGTCCGCGTCCCTCAGAAGTCAGCCCCAAGGCAAACGCTCGCTCTAGTGAGAAAAATTCTCCACCAAATGCCAAATGCAGTGGGGAGGGCAAGCGCATTTCTTCACCGAAGCAGCCGTCAGTGATCACAAAGAGCCCCAAGAGAAACTCCCCAAATGCCACCACgtcgtcaacagtgttggtTTCCAGTGCCCACTCACCGTCTACCTCCACTGTAAGGTCGGTTTCTCCCAAGAGCAGCCTGGTCCTTACAGTGGGCTCCAGAGGTGTCGTATCGCCCACCAGCAGTGGCATGACGTCTCCAAACTCAACTAAAGTCTCCGCCATAGTCTCCGACAGTTCCATTGTCTCGTCGAGTGCATCGGTTGTGACAACAAGCCCACTGTCGATAATCAGAACGGCATCGGCGGGCTCTCCGAATATCCTGACGTTGAGCCCCAAGGCAGACTTTGCAGCAAGTCCTCGGAGTAGGCGCAAACAGAACTTGATGCCGCTCTCTGATGCTGAAGAGGAGACGATATGCATCACTCGCACTGTTGACGACAAAAACAGTTCAAATGTGAAAGGACCATTGTCACCGGGCCAGGAAGCCAACCAACCCTCCAGCCCAAAGAAGAGAAAGCTGTCTGCCATGGGTTCTCCTCAGAAATCTTCTCCGAAAAAGAGACCAAAGGAAGAAAGACTGTCCACCGAAAGAAGTCTGTCACCAAAAAAGTCACCGATGAAAGATGTCCATAAagactggtcaaaaattcaGGTGGCAGAGACAAGCTTGTCTAAAAAGGAAAATACGCTGTTGAAGATTTCTCCGAGAGAGAATGACTCCCATTCAACTTGCAGGAAACTGACGTGGGACAAGACAGAAAGTAAGACAAAAAAGGGAGGTGTGATCAAAAGGACTTCAGTAGAAAAACCTCCCAACAGCGGGACCAAACAGTCATCAAACTATTCCAAGTCAATGCATGACTCAGCAGAGAGAAGTGGAAGGGAAGAGGCTGTTCAGGAAAAGATGAATGCAACAGAATCTTCGCCCACAAAAATCAGCCCCGTTCCGAAAAAAGTTCATTCTCCAAATTCCAAGTACGTCCAGCACGTCAAGTCTGCTGAGGTCAGCCCTACGGACTTGAAACCGGGTATGATCATCGACGGAAACCTTGTGGTCATGCCAGATGGCAGCCTGAAAAAGAAACGTGGCAGGCCTTTTGGAGCAAAGACTGTTAATCGAAAGGTGGATCTAAAAGGAAAGGGAGAGAAGGGAGAAAAAAACCCAAAGAAAAAGTCCAAGGAACCATTTGAGTTCAGGACTACCAGTAGTGATGGTGAGGAGATATCCCTCACCAAGAGAGTAGAGACATTCAAGAGAGTAGAGGCAGAGTCAAGACCAGTTTGTAAAGAAGGGAGTCCAGCAGTCAAACAGAAAGTCAGGGAGGAAGCTCCCCCAAAAACTGTTAGTAGAGAAGCTGCTCCCGGGCCGAAAAAAATGGTTCGTGATGACACCCCCACACAAGGTCCAGTTGTGCGCATCACGGGCCAGCTCGAAAGCCCAGTTTCTTGCACTGTCATCAACAACCCCAACGAAGCGGACTCCAGCAAAAGCGAGCACAAAAAGAAAAAGCAGAAAAGCAAGCACCACAGTCACGTACATCACAGTCACAGGGAAAAAGTGTCGAGCAAAACGACAGAGATAGACATTGGCAGTGCCCACCCCACCCATCCAGTCACACATGCTAAATGGGTGTGCTCCTTCTGTGGCAAGTCACCCAACTATAAAGAACTGGGCGACTTGTTTGGACCCTACTATCTGGAAGGGAAGGGGAAAAGGCCCCTTCTCACCCAAACCAAAACTCCACCGAAACAGTCTGCAGACCTGAAGGAGAACAAGGGGCGGAAAAGCAGAAGTAGAAACCCTTCAGAAGTGAGCAGTAGTGAGCCCAAGCCGGGGCCCTCTGGCTTGTCGAGCCCAGCTAACACTCCCCTGTCAAAAAGAAGACACAGGTCTCAAAGTGGCGGGGAGAAAAATAGGAAGGCAGCTCACAAAGGCGGGGCCAAGGTTGCTGCCAGGAAAGCAGGCAAGGAGGGGGGCAGCCCCCCGTGTTCGCTGGAGGCTGTCGTTGTGCCGATGTACCTGGATGAAGTGTGGACACACGACCAGTGCGCCGTCTGGGCCAGCGGAGTGTTCATCATGGGGGGACGGCTACATGGGCTCGAAGATGCCATCAAGGAAGCTCGGCAACAT TCCTGTAGTGAGTGTGAGACAGTGGGGGCTACTCTGGGATGTGGTTTCAAGGGCTGCCAGCTGAAGTACCACTACATATGTGCGGTGGATGCAG GTTGCTGTCTCAGTGAAGAAAACTTCTCGCTAATGTGCTACCAACATAAG CACAAGACGATAAGATTTGTCCAGGTGTCTCAGCCACGGTCCCAGCAGTTAACACCAG atgaaccagCAACGCCCGGTGAGGAACACGTGGCAGAGGGGGAGGAGGCGATGGCTCTGGAACGGGCCGGCACATGGCCTGCAAGGAACACACACACCCGTACCCCATCTAACGATGCAGAGGGTAGAACGAAACAGGCAGGCAAGTCCCAAAGGCAAGCTCAGTCTGTAGTCAGACATGAGAAGGAGGGGGAAGAAGAGTCGTCAAAGCAGCCTGAACGTCTGTCTGCAGCACCTGTGAAGAGCCTGGCTCCATCTAAGGCCTCTCAACAAAAGAATATTGTCTCTTCAGGCTGCTTGTCACAGCAGGAGAAACAAGGTTGTAGCACGTTAAAATCAGCCTCATCCAAGAAGAGAAACCTGGAGAAGCTTGTAGCTTCAAAGATGATTCTGGGCAAGGGTGGGTCGGCAACAAAGGGCATTTCATCTCCAGGAGTGTCCAAGCAGGAGGGTTCTGCACCAACAATGTCTTCCTCTGGTACAAAATCTGGGAAAGGTAGAACTGAGGTCAGAAGCTATATCGATGACTCTGACGATTCAGAGGACTTTGACTATGCCCCACCTGAGAAGGGGGACAGTAGGAAAGGTGAAAACTTAGACCCTGAGAGTTCCACAGATGAGGAGGACAATAGTGATGATTCAGAGGAAGAGACAGGAGACTCATCTGAGGAAtcagaagaggaggaggatgatAAGAAAGTCCCAGATCCGTTCTGCGACAGATCCTCCACACGATCGGGTCGCACTGTGAAGGCCAGTCGCAGACTCGACAAATACCTTCTGTTTTAA